One window from the genome of Streptomyces sp. NBC_01476 encodes:
- a CDS encoding ATP-dependent DNA ligase produces MLFAEVARVSREIARTSARSRKTALLAEFFRAAEPADAPVAIAYLAGRLPQGRLGVGWAALRDRAEPAARATLTVAAVDAALTAVGALSGAGSQAGRRALLQELFAAATAGEQEYLLGLLTGEVRQGALDASAAEGLAAATGAPPAAVRRAVMLAGALEPVATALLARGPEALDDFALTVGTPLLPMLASTAKSVEEAVAKAGPCGVEEKLDGIRVQVHRDANGVRLYTRTLDEVTARLPEVVEAVAALPAERFILDGEVLAFDGTGRPRPFQETAGRVGSRVDVESAAVTLPVHAVFFDVLSVDGRDLLDLPYVERHVALEALVPADLRVRRAVVAAPEDPAQLRAATDFFTETLGRGHEGVVVKAAGSPYAAGRRGASWLKVKPVHTLDLVVLAVERGHGRRTGKLSNLHLGARDEDGSFVMLGKTFKGLTDELLDWQTERLGALAVADDGWTVTVRPELVVEIAYDGVQTSPRYPAGLTLRFARVIRYREDKPAAEADTVATVRAAHAVG; encoded by the coding sequence ATGCTCTTCGCCGAAGTCGCCCGGGTGTCCCGGGAGATCGCGCGGACCTCCGCCCGGTCCCGCAAGACCGCGCTGCTCGCCGAGTTCTTCCGAGCAGCGGAGCCCGCCGACGCGCCGGTCGCCATCGCGTACCTGGCCGGCCGGCTGCCGCAGGGGCGCCTCGGTGTGGGCTGGGCGGCGCTGCGGGACCGGGCCGAGCCGGCCGCGCGGGCGACGCTGACCGTGGCGGCGGTGGACGCCGCCCTGACCGCGGTGGGCGCGCTGTCCGGGGCGGGCTCGCAGGCCGGCCGGCGGGCACTGCTGCAGGAGCTGTTCGCCGCCGCGACCGCCGGGGAGCAGGAGTACCTGCTGGGCCTGCTCACCGGCGAGGTGCGGCAGGGCGCGCTGGACGCGTCCGCCGCCGAGGGCCTGGCGGCGGCGACCGGGGCCCCGCCGGCCGCGGTGCGCCGGGCGGTGATGCTGGCCGGGGCGCTGGAGCCGGTGGCGACGGCGCTGCTGGCCCGGGGCCCCGAGGCACTGGACGACTTCGCGCTGACCGTGGGCACCCCGCTGCTGCCGATGCTGGCGAGCACCGCCAAGAGCGTCGAGGAGGCCGTCGCCAAGGCCGGTCCGTGCGGGGTCGAGGAGAAGCTGGACGGCATCCGGGTGCAGGTCCACCGGGACGCGAACGGGGTGCGGCTCTACACCCGCACACTGGACGAGGTGACGGCGCGGCTGCCGGAGGTGGTCGAGGCGGTGGCCGCCCTGCCCGCCGAGCGCTTCATCCTCGACGGCGAGGTGCTGGCCTTCGACGGCACCGGGCGCCCGCGGCCGTTCCAGGAGACCGCGGGCCGGGTCGGCTCCCGGGTCGACGTCGAGTCCGCGGCCGTCACCCTGCCGGTGCACGCGGTCTTCTTCGACGTGCTCTCGGTGGACGGCCGCGACCTGCTGGACCTGCCGTACGTCGAGCGCCACGTGGCGCTTGAGGCCCTGGTGCCGGCCGATCTGCGGGTCCGGCGGGCGGTCGTCGCCGCCCCCGAGGACCCCGCTCAGCTCCGGGCGGCCACCGACTTCTTCACCGAGACGCTCGGCCGGGGCCACGAGGGCGTCGTGGTCAAAGCGGCCGGCAGCCCGTACGCGGCCGGGCGGCGCGGCGCCTCATGGCTCAAGGTCAAACCGGTGCACACCCTGGACCTGGTGGTGCTCGCGGTCGAGCGCGGCCACGGCAGGCGGACCGGCAAACTCTCCAACCTGCATCTGGGGGCGCGGGACGAGGACGGCTCCTTCGTGATGCTCGGCAAGACCTTCAAGGGCCTGACCGACGAGCTGCTCGACTGGCAGACCGAGCGCCTGGGCGCGCTGGCGGTCGCCGACGACGGCTGGACGGTGACGGTACGCCCGGAGCTGGTGGTGGAGATCGCCTACGACGGGGTGCAGACCTCACCGCGCTATCCGGCGGGCCTGACCCTGCGCTTCGCCCGGGTGATCCGCTACCGGGAGGACAAGCCGGCCGCCGAGGCGGACACGGTGGCCACCGTACGGGCCGCGCACGCGGTGGGCTGA